aattcaaacaacatttCCACCTTaaccaatggtccgattttgaaataatttaatttaaatggtccttatgtcaccctctatcaagattgttcaaattataccgattcgttaaaaaacattgccgccaggggacgtggtcagttttaaatatatgtatatagtggaaaattaaaaaatcttcttgtgtgaaactgctggctaAAATTTCGCTCATGTAATAGTACTTTTCTGAACATGGATCATCAAGCCATATCCACTTTCCAAATTTGTAGAGATTAATACACTGTGGAATAATAGTACCATCTGGCTGATCTTTATACCAATTTCTATAAGCAAACTTGTTCAAGAATTCCCAATCTCCATCACTCGACTTCTTTATTCCATCAATCCAGATATCGTCAACATTCATACTTTCAAGAATTGCTTCTACAATCCTTGATTTACTGTCAGAATGTATACTAATCAAATGTCCACCATCTTCTGAACATGTCTTCTGTGCATTCTGCCAAGTTTTCTTCTGGTCAGCATACAGTTTGACACAGTAGTCGTCCTCTGTCAGTTTGTAGTCGGATGGACACCAAGGAGAGTATTCACATAGTCTGATATCTTTCTCTATCCAGCTGGTCTCACTGTTGCTTATACAAAGAGTGGAATTATATCCACATTTTCTTGTTCGAGTTTGAGAACCAAATGTTCCATTCTTTTTTGCGTCACAGTCTTCCCAATCACTCCATTTGCCACACGGATGTAAGAGACATATTTCCTTAATTACGTTGTCTAATTTTTCGGCAAACTGGTcagtttctttttccttttcattttttccGTCAACAGCTGGAGTATCATGTTTTGTTTCGTCATCAACCATGGATaatttttcttccatttttacaaatgtttttccAAGAAGTTTAAGTAGAGGGCTGTCTAATTTTCTTcccattttcattaaatattatgCCCTATACAAGTGTCTGATGTACTGTTGTTATCCACGGCTGGCAGGCACTGTCCATAACAACTTCCCATCAAGACTAATACACGtctttaaaagaatttttaaaacatccaTTGTGTCTCTGCCTATTCTCTGGTTAATAGatataaatagatattaaataaagtatttgttgCAACTATGCACTTTTTCTATGAGCATATACAGTCTGAATGCATGTCTAGGTTTGGGAGAGAAAGTATAAAGTGCCTGTCTTTAAATTCCAGAAAACATTGTTTAGCCAAACCCACAGTGTGTTTAGATATTGACAGCTGGAACAGATTTCAGTTTGGAAACAGGATGAAGGAACATACTGTGTTTGTCAGCTAGTTAAGAGTAGAAATATAAACTTTCATGGTTTGTTTACCTGATTGCAGTAATATGAACCACCTGAGCacaaaggtgagctattgtgatcgctcaccgtccggcgtccatcgtctggccacattttcctttaaacatttCTCCTATACCgccaggccaattttgataaaacttcacagggatgttccttggatagtctcctttaaaagttgttcaaagatttGAACTCCATACTGAactaggaaaaactttaaaaatcttcttgtcccaaaCCGCAAGGTGAAGAGCCTcgtatttagcatgtgacatcatcttatggtcctctatgaagattgttcaaaacatgtccctggggtgaaaagaggccctgctttgggtggtcccaagttttacatagacttatataggaaaaaactttaaaaatcttcttgtctgaaaccacaagacctaggcctttgatatttgaacAGTATAATATTATAGGCTAACATGGAAGAAACCtaactttgtacttgtaccattactttacacaaacacacatgaagccttgtacacaggtgagcgctttagggtcaatgacccccCTTGTTTAATTTACTATTTTGTACATTGTAGATACTTTAATTgatgctttttaaattttgtttttgtctctGCTAGAGGTTTTCAATGAACAAATCATACATCGGTGCCTCTCTGTAGTGAGAAGGCACAGTCTGGTCGGAAGGTTATAAAATCCTCCACCAGAAACTTGGAAAAGTCCCCGTATGACACACATTGTGTTGGTGTGGCTCTAAACCCAGCAGATACGTTAAGATGCCATTTCATAGGCAAACTGGATATAATATTGAGAATTAGACATAGTATTAGAGATAATCCCATGTGAATTTTAAATCGGATTCTAAATTCATCACTTATGAAAGAGGAATATTTGTTCAGTAGTTTGTAAATTCTTGTAAAAGACTGACAATGACAAGAGAAAACTATGAAAGGTTTTACTATGTAGATTAAGAAAATGCAgcataataaaaattttaatagcGTTACTACGCTTTGCAATTGAGTTTGCCCTTTCCGAATAATTCAAATCGATTATTATACTGGGACTTGACAGGTGTATGTTGACAAAAATAGCCGAGGCCATCTTCCACAATGAATTCGATTGGTCCGTTGAAAGATCATGTTAATCTTggctagtcaaaataattcgatgttcagcttgttttatatttgtgacgggcaatctaaacgtcaaaactttgaagtaCCAAAATAAAgcaagataaatcacagtacacagtcgtgtaaagttattggttttatcgcttgcgcatattggcgaGTACACACGGTAAATTTTAATCGtgcatgtacagtacatacataggtttaaatcccCAGAAAAAAATCGTAATTAgagatattatttgataatttttacataaatcaatgacgAACTGAATGCCCTTTCGATACAAGTTTTATTTGTGGGCAATTCTTGAATATATTTATACCTATAGCATgtaagcgtcggcagcgatgaaaatttcatgggaaattgcttcaactattttggtctttcgagtttTTGAagtgagtggggatattgcccatatgaaaatattatctcaatatttcctaggatcgcgtcaaaatTACTTTGACTAAAACGTATCCATTATCTTTAATCCTATCACAATTATTTGACTTACATCATTGCTGTAATTTTTACCTCGCGGCATGATTACATAAATGGCTCTATAACGTATTTCGGTGCGTTTCGTCACTAAATCTTGGCTGTTTAACTGAAGGGCGGAGTCAGAATTTCAATCGAGATAAATATAAACGTGACAGGCGAGTACAGTAACTGACTATTGGCTTTTCGGTGAGACATTATATCTGTAAAGGGCAAACTCAATTGCAAAGCGTAGTAAGTATATCTATAATGTTATTCATGTACATTTAGAGCATGAACAATGACTGTTGTAGTATTTCTGTGTTATAAAACTGCATATATTGTGTATATTTACCCTACAAGTGTAACTTGGTGCAGTGTTTTCATGTTAACTTCCTTTGCCTCTAGTCTCTATTTTTGCTATCATTTATTCGATCCAACGTTATATTTCTGGAGTGTagttttattgtacatgtatgtaaatagtACACTGAATAATCAGAATATGGTTGTTAAAGTTTGTTATGCCATTTGTTTATAAAATGACCAGACAGGTGGTCCAGAGTTTTGTGACAATTCTGTACAAGTGTTACTGTATAatcaagggcgtaggagctggggcggcaggggcggcgcccgccgccccaatatttcgatGAACGGtgaaatgccgaactcgtaattttttgaaaaggctaaaaatataattgaaaataaatatagcggtcttccatttatcatgaagtgcatcggcgactgatatgtacacagaatcttgtcatatcgctgacaccttgctagatcaccttggtgacagggtattgtacaaaatcgataatccgcaatGACCAATGTCActgtattttcacgccccgcagactcggattataggcaatacattaagtaatgaaagttaatcgtatttaattgcttactgccaaacttgcaattaatgttgtgtctcaaattctgccgacaaaggaaagtatcttgagtgaaacacaaacgcaaatcgggatctttagatgtctttacataaaatatattaaattaaatatttttgacacttaaacatattgtttgaaaatcaaaggcaccaatcataataattaaattcaacgcataaaatgtagaaaaatcctcatagattttacagagctagttaaattaacaagtataacagcttctacataaaaaatataaacggccaatcagcctcgcaattttgcatttcgaaatcgatcatttggtaaaaagaaccctgaactccgttcattcaaccctcaatggttcaaagaaaacagtgaactgcgttttacctttataatgccatttaatgactaaaatgctataaggattagattacccctttaagtcagggtcttgtgctcgatccccaacttagacattactggttttaccctggcaagacattgtccgtatctaacatcgtaccgccattacagtgtttaaacagagtaaactgtaaataggggtgaaaactcgaaaaaaaaaaacgagtatgttcaacagatactgagcagtccaagatgtcgccagattgcaccatttactctagctatatgcaaaaaTTTCCCGGGGACATCCCGGACCCCGTTCATAGGAGGGGAACATCCGCTCCCAAACCCACCCCctccgccgccccaatgctcaaatcgtccctacgcccctgatAATCATTGTGAGGGATACAGGTTATGTTGTCATCATCAATTCATACTTAGACTAGTTGTGTAATACACACTCATAAGATGGTTTCACTAATCATTTCTGTGAAAAAAATCCTCAGGACTGGTGTAGTTTTGTTTAGGACAGGGTATTCTAAAAACTAAAATAGTCCTTAGTTTTGTGATATTAAACTAGACATTAAAACTGAGAGTGGAATTTTAGATAAAGTGAAAGAGCACTGTATATTTTGTAGTGAGCATTTTTAACCAACTTGTTATATATTCAGTTTTGCTGAAAAGATATGTTTTGAATATGGTTAAAGACTTAATTCTAGACTTGCTTTATACACATAAATGCCCTTCAGTACTGGGTAGGACATACATATAACATGAACATGTTTTAATTACgttttatgatgttttatataCCAAGATAGAGATTACATTGGTTTGAAATAGGACTTGCATGTTTGAGAAAAATGCAGATTTATCTCATGAAGTAGATATTTTAGCAGGGATTAAATTTAGTGCTGGTGCAAATCAGTGTCAGTTTCTTTATACAAGTAGCATCAACCTctcgtgaatttttttttcatagtgcTTTTATGAAGAGACTGTTTTGTTTAGCAGGGATTAAATTTAGTGCTTGTGCAAATCAGTGTcaatttttttatacatgtagcatctcttgtaaaaaaaaaatttcatagtGCTTTTATGAAGAGacagttttgtttatttcagtgcaaAATCAGAATATCTTTCAGGAGTGTACATCAGATACATTATTTTTACCACTGATGTTCATGAGTGCAAGATATATGTTGatttaacatgtaaaacaaacatgtcttttcattgtttttaaccaaattttactcATTACAAGTTCTGTTAATGTGATAAAATATATCCGAGTTTCTCCTGGAAATTACtacatatatttaaatgataattttaagAACTCTCTGGAAAATATGTAATAAGAACTACAAGATGAATAGCAAAAAACTCTAGTATTTGTTAGTATTCTATTAATAATTTAgactattgtttgtttttatgaaatttgtaaataAGTAACTCTGCTACTGATGCACATGGCAAAATTAGAAGATTGTATTACCGTAACTGTTAACAATAAATATTACACACTATTCCTGTGTTGTTATACATAGGCATTAAGCCAGTAGCTAATGATTTGACATTGTGTACATGGGTACGACTGTTATCCCATGCCCAGAATTTACTAAATTTCTATGGCACCCCTCCAGAATTTACTTAATTTCTACGGCACCTTCCAGCCCTTTCGTGTTTGAAAAATTGTATGTATTATCATTGCTTGCACATGTTGATTTAAAACTAGATAGTTCTTTAAGCAATGACAAAAACTAGAGAATTTTCAATCAGCAGACTTGAATATTTCTGCTGTTGGTAGACCAACAGTACTCTAGTTTGGATTGGTAGATCAAACACCAAAATCATAATGCCCTTAAACCTGAACATGCGATAAATTTCATAGTATGGTTTcaagttttcagaaaataatatctGCTTATTGCTTTGTTAGTAGGTAAAGGTGAAATTAACCTTTGGGTTGATGAATTACTGGAAAAGACCAAGACATGGAGGCATGAAATTTCACCTGATGTATGCCTTTGGTTGATAGAAGACCTTTGTAGCATACAAGCGCAAAGTGAtcacttttttcttgttttttcctCCATCAGTTGCCAGACTAGCTTCCAGTCTctgaaattgtttttgaaaatttcattttttactgaTAATCATGTTGATGAAATGGTACATCTTTAAGCCATCTTGGTTATCTATAGAACATCTCTGATATCACTGCCATGTTTCATATTGTCAAGGTATAAGAGACCTTGCTTACAGAACGTATATAGCCATAAGATGATTGGCAAGTTCAGTAATAGTCACTATTTCatgtttccagagttatggccctttacctAGTCAAAATAGCCACATTTCACATATCTCATGTGAACAATCGCACTATGTATATCTATGAAAGATCACAGAAAAGGTTAACATGTGAAAAGAACACCAACTTTGGTCCTAGAGTTAATGAAAGCTGTTATATTTCCATTTTGTTACAGAGaacatatatacaaaacattaagtagtcgactttttttcaagaatttgaaCAAGTAATATAGGGCCGTCAGTGTCCCTCTAGCCTTGAAACTGGAAACAATTCTGCAGGTTTTATGGCTGACTCATTTACCTCTGAGGGGCCATCATATGaagcatatgtgttttacagcTCCTATTTAATTCTTGTGAAAGATTAGATCTACTCATATTTTTGTAACAACAGAAAAGAATCAGAACATTTGTGCAATTATCACCAAACAGTCTAGTATTTAAAGAAGCGCTACAGAATAACTGCATTCTTCTGTATTTCCGCGATTGTAATtgtacatgatttgcatgaacaaattataaaatacaagtatctagttaccaactgtctgtgaaatatatttggccaagacaatgtgtttcatgtctaaacatttttagctcacctgagcatgaagtgctcaaaggtgagcattagtgatcgccctgtgtccgtcgtcaacaatttgactgttaacactctagagctcacagttttggcccaatcttaatgaaacttggtcagaatgttaccctcaataaaatcttggatgagttcgatattgggtcatctggggtcaaaaactaggtcaccaggtcaaatcaaaggaaaagcttgttaatactctagaggtcacaattttggcccaatcttaatgaaacttgatcagagtgttatcctcaataaagtcttggaagagttcaatattgggtcatctggggtcaaaaactaggtcaccaggtcaaatcaaaggaaaagcttgttaacactctagaggtcacatttttggcacaatcttaatgaaacttggtcagaatgttaccctcaataaaatcttggatgagttcgacatttggtcatctgaggtcaaaaactaggtcaccaggt
The DNA window shown above is from Mercenaria mercenaria strain notata unplaced genomic scaffold, MADL_Memer_1 contig_3540, whole genome shotgun sequence and carries:
- the LOC128553160 gene encoding uncharacterized protein LOC128553160, whose amino-acid sequence is MKMGRKLDSPLLKLLGKTFVKMEEKLSMVDDETKHDTPAVDGKNEKEKETDQFAEKLDNVIKEICLLHPCGKWSDWEDCDAKKNGTFGSQTRTRKCGYNSTLCISNSETSWIEKDIRLCEYSPWCPSDYKLTEDDYCVKLYADQKKTWQNAQKTCSEDGGHLISIHSDSKSRIVEAILESMNVDDIWIDGIKKSSDGDWEFLNKFAYRNWYKDQPDGTIIPQCINLYKFGKWIWLDDPCSEKYYYMSEILAST